The stretch of DNA GCGCGTCCCAGCAAGGCGGCCCGGCCCACCACGGCGTCCCGTTCCCCGGGTGCACGGCGCATGGCCTGGGCATAGATGTCCAGCGCGCGCGGGAAGTCCCCCCGGCCGGCGTAAGCATCGCCCAGCGCCATGTACCCCCAGGGATCGTCGGGCTCGAGGGCGATGTAGCGGCGGAAGAGGCGGATCGACTCCTTCGCCCGATCCCGCCGGAGCTGCGCCAGCCGAAAGGTGGCACGCGAGTTCTCGGGGTCGGCGGACAGAACGCGCGCGTAGAGGCGCTCGGCAAGCACGCGGTCGCCCGCGCGATAGGCGGAATCCGCGCGGCTCAGCGCCGCCGGCGTCTCCTTGCTGAACCTCGGGCCGGGCGCCTCCTGTGCGGCGGCGCTTCGGTTGGCGGTGGCCCCGGCCACGAGGAACAGCAACAAACAGGTCGGGTTCACAGGGGTTGAAGCGCTCGCGACCGCACAACCACCCCGGCCCGCCTTGCGACGAACGACGAAGCGCAGCACCTGCACGGCTATGAGCACCGCTGCCAGCGTGCCGAAGGTGAAAATCAGCGCTGCCATGCGGAGCACGTTGCGCACCTCGGCCGGGGCGCCCGCGCCGGCCGAACCCAGGGATCCCAGCGACGCGGCGGCCGGACGCGGCCCCAGCACCACCCCCAGCAGCCACCCCACCGCCCAGATGGCGGCGATCACACCCGCGGCCATGCCCACCTGGCGCAGCACCACCCGCCAGCGGTGCGCGGCCACATCCCCGCGCAGCGCGCGACCGGCCTCGCGCACCGGCATGACCAGCGCGCTGACCAGATAGAAGACCCCGCCAATCCCGGCGCCCGGCAAGCCGACCGACATGACTCAGTGCCCCTTCTCGTAGACCAGCAGGGGACGGCGTCGCACCAGCTCCGCCCAGAGTGCCTGCAGGAAGAAGACCGCATTCACCGTGCGCAGCACGAAGAACGCGGGCAGGCTGGCCAGCGCGCGGCCGACCTCGCGGCGCGGCACGGCGCCCACCAGCACGGGCACGAGCACGGCGGGCGCGTCAATGGCGTAGCCCAGTAGCAGCCAGGCGCTGCCCAGGGCCAGGGCCAGGGCCGGCAGCAGCAGCA from Gemmatimonadota bacterium encodes:
- a CDS encoding tetratricopeptide repeat protein, encoding MSVGLPGAGIGGVFYLVSALVMPVREAGRALRGDVAAHRWRVVLRQVGMAAGVIAAIWAVGWLLGVVLGPRPAAASLGSLGSAGAGAPAEVRNVLRMAALIFTFGTLAAVLIAVQVLRFVVRRKAGRGGCAVASASTPVNPTCLLLFLVAGATANRSAAAQEAPGPRFSKETPAALSRADSAYRAGDRVLAERLYARVLSADPENSRATFRLAQLRRDRAKESIRLFRRYIALEPDDPWGYMALGDAYAGRGDFPRALDIYAQAMRRAPGERDAVVGRAALLGRAGRTDEALATYQAWLARHPADAEAWRELARQRQRAGRVYGAV